The genomic DNA CGCTGTAGATTTTATAGCATGTTGAAAATACCTCTGCACAGGTTCTTCATATTTATTCCATAGAACTTCTAAACCAGACATGTCCGTTTTTTCTCACACCTTTCTTATTGTTTCAATGTTTCTATGCACAAATAAAAACTCATCGCTTCCCCAAAAAAACATGGTTATGGTTACGGTGCCCGGCGTATTATTCAGACGCAATAAATCAATAAAAGTCGTCTTGCACCTAAATAAACCACAAATAAAAATTGATTGTTTTTAACTTGTAATTTTTTTTGACTTCTTTTTTTAAATGTCGTCTACTCATTCTTATATGAAACATACAGTATCTGATAAAGTTTACCTTTCTGTTTTCATCCTTGCTTTCGCTTTAATGACCCCCTTGGCCCATGCAAAAAAACAGACTGTTCCTGACAGTCCTGAAAAAGTAAAAGCTTTACAAGTTGGACAAAGTATTCCAAAAGTCACTTTAAAAGATATCACCGACAATGACGTTCAATTGAACAAGCTTGTTCAAGAAAAACCGACGGTTTTAATTTTTTACCGTGGCGGCTGGTGCCCCTATTGTAATGTGCATTTGTCAGAATTAGTCAGTATTGAAAAAGATATTTTAAAAAAGGGCTATCAAATTGTAGCCATTAGCATTGACACCCCAGAACAGCTTAAAAAAACTCTAAGCA from Oligoflexia bacterium includes the following:
- a CDS encoding peroxiredoxin-like family protein — its product is MKHTVSDKVYLSVFILAFALMTPLAHAKKQTVPDSPEKVKALQVGQSIPKVTLKDITDNDVQLNKLVQEKPTVLIFYRGGWCPYCNVHLSELVSIEKDILKKGYQIVAISIDTPEQLKKTLSKNSIQYTLLSDSQAVASKKFGLAFRVDDETYKKYIGYGINLEEASGEKHHILPVPAVFLVNQKGKITYSHINPDYKIRLSTKKILDVIQQ